The proteins below come from a single Zhouia spongiae genomic window:
- a CDS encoding 4Fe-4S dicluster domain-containing protein, whose product MNWIPNILFAFVLIFGIVFFVKNVKKLIRNIKLGRSIDRTDNRAARWNNMIRIALGQGKMVVRPVAGIMHIIVYVGFVIINIEVLEIIIDGLLGTHRVFAFLGNGYDFLIGSFEVLALLVIIAVFVFWVRRNIIKLKRFWNPEMKGWPKKDANYILYIEAVLMCLFLTMNAADFQLQQLDAEHYTQAGAFPVSQILSPVFSDLPASTLIVIERTAWWLHIVGILFFLNYLYYSKHLHILLAFPNTWYANLQPKGKLDNLEAVTNEVKLMLDPNADPFAAPTANEHEGTEPEKFGASDVSDLNWVQLLNAYTCTECGRCTSECPANQTGKLLSPRKIMMDTRDRLEEVGKNIDANGGEFKDDGNQLLDNYITREELWACTSCNACVEACPVNINPLSIIIDMRRYLVMEQSAAPAELNNMMGNIENNGAPWPYNQMDRLNWKDEA is encoded by the coding sequence ATGAATTGGATACCAAACATACTTTTTGCATTTGTTCTGATTTTCGGAATTGTTTTTTTTGTTAAAAACGTGAAAAAATTAATACGTAACATAAAACTTGGCAGAAGCATAGATCGTACAGACAACCGGGCTGCCCGATGGAACAACATGATACGCATTGCACTGGGACAAGGTAAAATGGTGGTGCGTCCTGTTGCCGGAATTATGCATATTATAGTTTATGTGGGGTTTGTTATTATTAATATAGAGGTATTAGAGATTATTATAGACGGTCTTCTCGGTACGCACAGGGTGTTCGCATTTTTAGGAAACGGATATGATTTTCTGATAGGTTCTTTTGAAGTACTGGCTTTATTGGTCATAATTGCCGTGTTTGTATTTTGGGTAAGGAGAAATATTATTAAGTTAAAACGTTTCTGGAACCCGGAAATGAAAGGGTGGCCCAAAAAAGATGCCAACTACATTTTGTACATAGAAGCAGTTTTGATGTGCTTGTTCTTAACCATGAATGCTGCAGATTTTCAATTACAACAATTGGACGCAGAACACTACACCCAAGCAGGGGCATTTCCTGTAAGTCAGATTTTAAGCCCTGTTTTCAGCGATTTACCGGCATCGACACTTATCGTTATAGAAAGAACAGCATGGTGGTTGCATATCGTAGGGATATTATTTTTCTTGAATTATCTGTACTACTCGAAACATTTACACATATTACTGGCCTTTCCCAATACGTGGTATGCCAACCTGCAGCCCAAAGGGAAGCTGGATAACCTGGAAGCTGTAACCAACGAAGTAAAACTAATGCTCGATCCGAATGCAGATCCTTTTGCTGCACCGACGGCTAATGAGCACGAAGGTACAGAACCGGAGAAGTTCGGAGCTTCAGATGTGTCAGACCTGAATTGGGTTCAGTTATTAAATGCTTACACCTGTACTGAATGTGGACGTTGTACAAGTGAATGTCCGGCTAATCAGACCGGAAAACTTTTATCGCCTCGAAAAATAATGATGGATACGAGAGACCGTTTAGAAGAGGTCGGAAAGAATATCGATGCAAATGGAGGAGAGTTTAAAGACGACGGAAACCAACTGTTAGATAATTATATAACCAGGGAAGAACTATGGGCGTGTACGTCTTGTAATGCATGCGTAGAAGCCTGTCCTGTTAATATTAATCCGCTGTCCATTATTATAGATATGAGACGTTATCTTGTCATGGAGCAGTCTGCAGCACCGGCAGAACTAAACAACATGATGGGGAATATTGAAAATAATGGGGCTCCGTGGCCTTATAATCAGATGGATAGACTTAACTGGAAAGATGAAGCCTGA
- a CDS encoding ABC transporter ATPase encodes MLVDFEALPENSRVWIYQANRSFTEEELEEILSKLHNFVEEWTAHGAGLKAGFQIRYKRFIVLALDQEFNNASGCSIDASVRFIQQLEQDYSVDLLDKMNVSYRQGDFIAYKPLLDFKKMAKDKAVSLNTIVFNNLVTNKEEYLNYWEVPARDSWHARFMK; translated from the coding sequence ATGTTAGTAGATTTTGAAGCGTTACCCGAAAATTCAAGGGTATGGATATATCAGGCAAACAGATCATTTACGGAGGAAGAATTAGAAGAAATTTTATCAAAACTTCATAATTTTGTAGAAGAATGGACAGCTCATGGGGCCGGCCTGAAAGCCGGTTTCCAGATAAGATATAAACGGTTTATCGTTTTGGCACTCGATCAGGAGTTTAATAACGCCTCAGGTTGTTCTATCGATGCTTCTGTCCGGTTTATCCAACAACTCGAACAAGATTACAGTGTAGATCTTTTAGATAAAATGAATGTATCCTACAGACAAGGTGATTTTATAGCCTATAAACCATTACTGGACTTCAAAAAAATGGCAAAGGATAAAGCGGTTTCATTAAATACTATTGTCTTCAATAATTTGGTAACCAATAAGGAGGAATATTTGAATTATTGGGAAGTACCGGCCAGGGATAGCTGGCATGCCAGGTTTATGAAGTAG
- a CDS encoding HAD family acid phosphatase, with translation MKKEEVARLLHEKLEEGAHVSPVLPDGIKNYLIDIDGTICDDIPNEEPERMATANVYPDALETLNRWYKEGHIIYFFTSRTEEHRDVTEDWLNRHGFKYHGMVMGKPRGGNYHWVDNHLVKATRYNGKFTDLVDKEVTIQVFDDGKHD, from the coding sequence ATGAAAAAGGAAGAAGTAGCGAGATTATTGCATGAGAAATTGGAAGAAGGAGCGCATGTAAGTCCGGTGTTACCTGATGGGATTAAAAACTATTTAATAGACATTGACGGTACCATTTGTGATGACATACCAAATGAAGAACCAGAACGTATGGCTACGGCCAATGTATATCCCGATGCATTGGAAACATTAAACAGATGGTATAAAGAAGGGCATATTATTTATTTCTTTACTTCAAGAACGGAAGAACATAGAGACGTTACCGAAGACTGGTTGAACAGACACGGATTTAAATACCACGGAATGGTGATGGGGAAACCAAGAGGAGGAAATTATCACTGGGTTGACAACCATTTAGTAAAGGCAACCCGTTATAATGGTAAATTTACCGATTTGGTAGATAAAGAAGTTACGATTCAGGTGTTTGATGACGGTAAACACGATTAA
- a CDS encoding (Fe-S)-binding protein has translation MSDSIKVPTMAEMMAQGKSPEVLFWVGCAGSFDDRAKKITKAFVKILNRANVEFAVLGTEESCTGDPAKRSGNEFLFQMQAVTNIEVMNAYEIKKIVTACPHCFNTIKNEYPALGGEYEVVHHTQFLKSLLDDGRLTVEGGQFKGKRITFHDPCYLGRANNVYEAPRDLIKKLDAELVEMKNCRKKGFCCGAGGAQMFKEPEKGNKDVNVERTEQALETKPDIIAAACPFCNTMMTDGVKSKEKEAGLQVMDVAELIANAEDL, from the coding sequence ATGAGCGACAGCATAAAGGTACCTACAATGGCGGAAATGATGGCACAAGGAAAATCTCCGGAAGTTTTATTCTGGGTAGGTTGTGCCGGAAGTTTTGACGATAGAGCAAAAAAAATAACTAAAGCTTTTGTAAAAATACTGAACAGGGCTAATGTTGAATTTGCTGTTTTGGGAACTGAAGAAAGTTGTACAGGCGATCCTGCCAAGCGTTCAGGAAATGAATTCTTGTTTCAAATGCAGGCTGTAACCAATATAGAGGTTATGAACGCTTATGAAATTAAGAAGATCGTTACGGCTTGTCCTCATTGCTTTAATACAATTAAAAATGAATATCCGGCCCTGGGAGGCGAGTATGAAGTTGTGCATCATACACAATTTTTAAAATCGCTTTTAGACGATGGACGTTTAACCGTAGAGGGCGGACAATTTAAAGGAAAAAGAATTACATTTCATGATCCGTGTTATCTGGGAAGAGCGAACAATGTATACGAGGCGCCACGCGATTTAATAAAAAAGCTCGATGCAGAATTGGTAGAAATGAAAAACTGCCGTAAAAAAGGCTTTTGCTGTGGTGCAGGCGGGGCCCAGATGTTTAAAGAACCCGAAAAAGGAAATAAAGACGTTAATGTTGAGCGCACCGAGCAGGCATTGGAAACCAAGCCGGATATCATTGCAGCTGCTTGTCCTTTCTGTAATACCATGATGACCGATGGCGTTAAAAGCAAGGAAAAAGAAGCCGGGTTACAGGTGATGGATGTAGCAGAATTGATTGCAAATGCAGAGGATTTATAA
- a CDS encoding glycoside hydrolase family 3 N-terminal domain-containing protein, whose product MIIKKRFNVPFFIFILLLNVSLAQTDPLLAPDTNAQRQWVDSVYNGMTVEEKVGQLFMIRAYSNGNQKHVEEVERLVKDYQVGGVIFSKGAPYKQALLNNKLQALSKTKMLMAMDAEWGLAMRLDSTFAYPYNMMLGAVADDKIIEKVGRRIGEHTKRLGMHINFAPDIDINTNPENPIIGNRSFGEDRDNVTRKALAFTKGMQSAGVLANAKHFPGHGDTESDSHKTLPTISFSKERIDSIELYPYKKLFSEGLASVMVAHLNVPGLESRSNFPSTLSKTIVTELLKERLMFKGLIFTDAMEMKGVANHADPGEVDLMAFLAGNDVLLISANTPRAIEKIISAYNNGTITEERLEHSVKKILKAKYKVGLYNYTDVDTKNLDADLNALDDYVLREEVVENAITVVQNKYGILPVKNLEKKKIAYVKFGDDSGAAFLQSMQKYTQVDQVSADNLADLIKKLEPYNTVIVGLHKSDASPWKAYKFTDKEKVWLYELGRVKDVILDVFVKPYALLDLQTITNIEGIIVSYQNNTVAQDKSAQVIFGGLSAKGILPVTSNNELPVGISVSVNNIKRLQYGLPESVGMSTEGLKKVDSMAQLTIKSGMAPGLQLLIARKGRVVYNKSYGRHIYGGERKVQETDLYDLASLTKILATLPVVMRLEEDGVIDFNTRLGQMLPDLQNSNKADLSLLKVLSHYARLKPWIPFYISTLDSATKKPMPKYYSREKTDKYAVKVADNMYIRKDLKDSIYKEIKDSDLLSRLQYRYSDLGYFIIKKYIEDHYKNSLSEITQEQLYKPLGAFHTTFNPLTKFRKGDIVPSEIDDYFRDQTIQGYVHDMGAAMQGGVGGHAGLFSTANDVAKIMQMYLQKGYYGGKNFFKPSTIDRFNTCYFCPEDNRRGVGFDKPQLGKSGPTCGCVSMTSFGHSGFTGTYTWADPEQELVYVFLSNRTYPTMENRKLITEGVRTIIQEYIYDSIIE is encoded by the coding sequence ATGATTATAAAAAAGCGATTTAATGTTCCTTTTTTCATATTTATATTATTGCTGAACGTGAGTCTGGCACAGACTGACCCGTTACTGGCACCCGATACAAATGCACAACGTCAATGGGTTGACAGTGTTTATAACGGTATGACCGTGGAGGAAAAAGTCGGACAGTTATTTATGATCCGCGCTTATTCAAACGGAAATCAAAAGCATGTTGAAGAGGTGGAAAGACTTGTTAAGGATTATCAGGTAGGAGGGGTTATTTTCTCAAAAGGAGCACCTTATAAACAAGCCCTGTTAAATAATAAATTACAGGCATTGTCCAAAACTAAAATGCTGATGGCCATGGATGCCGAATGGGGATTGGCAATGCGTTTGGATTCTACTTTTGCCTATCCGTACAACATGATGCTTGGAGCCGTAGCAGATGATAAAATTATAGAAAAAGTCGGACGTCGTATTGGAGAGCATACCAAACGCCTGGGAATGCATATAAATTTTGCCCCCGATATTGATATCAATACCAATCCTGAAAATCCTATTATCGGTAACAGGTCCTTCGGAGAAGACAGGGACAATGTAACTCGTAAGGCTTTGGCATTTACAAAGGGAATGCAGTCAGCGGGGGTTTTAGCCAATGCAAAGCATTTTCCCGGACATGGCGATACGGAATCGGATTCTCACAAAACCTTACCGACGATTTCTTTTTCAAAAGAACGGATAGATTCTATTGAATTATATCCGTATAAAAAGTTATTTTCTGAGGGCCTTGCCAGTGTAATGGTGGCACATTTGAATGTTCCTGGTTTGGAATCGCGAAGCAATTTTCCGTCCACCTTATCAAAAACCATAGTAACGGAACTGCTGAAGGAACGATTGATGTTCAAAGGACTCATATTTACAGATGCTATGGAAATGAAAGGCGTAGCAAATCATGCTGATCCGGGAGAAGTGGACTTGATGGCCTTTTTAGCAGGAAATGATGTTTTATTGATTTCTGCGAATACGCCCAGAGCCATCGAAAAAATAATTAGTGCTTATAATAACGGAACTATTACGGAAGAGCGCCTTGAACATTCCGTGAAAAAGATATTAAAAGCAAAGTATAAGGTAGGGCTCTATAACTATACCGATGTAGACACGAAAAATTTAGATGCAGACCTCAATGCATTGGACGATTATGTTTTAAGAGAAGAAGTTGTAGAAAATGCCATTACGGTCGTACAGAATAAATACGGGATTTTACCTGTTAAAAACCTTGAAAAGAAGAAAATAGCATATGTGAAGTTTGGCGATGATAGCGGAGCTGCCTTTTTACAATCGATGCAGAAGTACACTCAGGTAGATCAGGTTTCAGCCGATAACCTTGCAGACCTGATAAAGAAACTGGAACCTTATAATACTGTTATTGTAGGGCTTCATAAATCTGATGCCAGCCCCTGGAAAGCCTATAAGTTTACAGATAAGGAAAAGGTATGGTTGTATGAATTAGGAAGGGTAAAGGATGTTATATTGGACGTGTTTGTCAAGCCTTATGCATTATTAGACTTACAGACCATCACCAATATCGAAGGTATTATCGTAAGTTATCAGAATAATACCGTGGCGCAGGACAAATCTGCTCAAGTAATTTTTGGAGGCTTGTCTGCCAAAGGGATACTTCCGGTAACTTCCAATAATGAATTACCTGTCGGAATTTCTGTTTCTGTTAATAATATAAAGAGGCTTCAGTACGGTCTTCCGGAAAGTGTAGGAATGAGTACAGAAGGGTTAAAAAAGGTAGACTCAATGGCTCAGCTTACCATTAAGTCAGGAATGGCGCCCGGATTGCAACTTTTAATTGCAAGAAAAGGGCGTGTCGTCTATAATAAATCTTATGGGAGGCATATATACGGAGGCGAGAGAAAAGTTCAGGAAACTGATTTATACGACCTGGCATCGCTTACTAAAATATTAGCAACACTTCCGGTTGTAATGAGACTTGAAGAAGATGGCGTGATAGATTTTAACACCAGATTGGGACAAATGTTGCCTGATCTTCAGAACAGTAACAAAGCAGACCTTTCTTTATTAAAGGTATTGTCGCATTATGCAAGATTAAAGCCCTGGATACCTTTTTATATCAGTACGTTAGACAGTGCCACAAAAAAGCCAATGCCGAAGTATTACAGCAGGGAAAAAACAGACAAATATGCTGTGAAAGTAGCTGATAATATGTATATAAGGAAAGACTTGAAAGACTCTATATACAAAGAGATAAAAGATTCAGACCTGTTGTCACGTCTGCAATACAGATATAGTGATCTCGGGTATTTCATCATAAAAAAGTATATAGAAGACCATTATAAAAATTCCCTGTCCGAAATTACCCAGGAGCAATTGTATAAACCTCTGGGAGCCTTTCACACGACCTTTAATCCCCTGACCAAGTTTAGAAAAGGAGATATTGTTCCTTCAGAAATAGACGATTATTTTAGAGATCAGACAATACAGGGGTATGTACACGATATGGGGGCTGCAATGCAGGGGGGCGTAGGAGGACATGCCGGACTTTTTAGTACTGCCAACGACGTGGCAAAAATTATGCAAATGTACTTGCAGAAAGGATATTACGGGGGAAAGAATTTTTTCAAGCCTTCAACTATCGACCGTTTTAATACTTGTTATTTTTGTCCTGAAGATAACAGGAGAGGCGTGGGGTTCGACAAGCCCCAATTAGGTAAATCAGGACCGACCTGCGGGTGTGTCTCAATGACAAGCTTTGGTCACAGTGGTTTTACAGGAACGTATACCTGGGCAGATCCAGAACAAGAACTGGTGTATGTTTTTCTGTCTAACAGAACCTACCCGACAATGGAAAACCGTAAATTAATTACGGAAGGGGTACGTACCATTATTCAGGAATACATCTATGATTCCATTATTGAATAA